In Fimbriimonadaceae bacterium, the genomic window CCGGTTTGTGATCGGCGTGGAATTCAGCCATCTGCATCTGAACCGCCCCAGCTTCTTCGGCGGGGGAGACAGCATCGATCCGCTGGCGATCCCGAGCGGGTCCTTCGGGTCGATCACCTCGGCTGAGCAGCGGACGACGATTACGACTGCCGCGCTCTTCGTCGAAGAGCAATTCAACATTACGGAGGCGCTCAAGCTAGTCGGTGGCATGCGGCATGATCGTATCGATCTGGACCGGCAACTCTTCAATGCCGCCGGGGTCTTCAATACGACCGCCAGCTTTGAACGGAGCTTCAATCCGACGACCTGGCGAGCGGGATTGGTCTATGACCTGCTGCCGACCTTGACCCTCTACGGTCAGTATGCCACGGCGGCGGATCCGGTCGGGACCAATGTGTTCATCGTGCGGGCGGCGGAGAATTTCGATCTGGCGACTGGTGCGCAGTGGGAAGTCGGCGCGAAGGGACAGCTGTGGCACAACCGGGCCGAGTGGACCGTGGCCTATTTCGACATCTATCGAAAGAACATCCTGACCCAGACGTCGCTGACGGCGGCACAGAACGTGGGTCGACAGACGTCGAAGGGCATCGAGCTGAGCGGCGCCATCCGGCCGACCGATGCCTGGCGATTGCAGGGAAACGTTACGGTCCTATCAGCTCGGTTTGCTGATTTCTCCGAGTCGGCGGGCAGCAGCGTCGCGAGTCGTGGCGGTAACCGGCCGCCGAACGTGCCGGAAGTGATGGCGAATCTATGGAGCGTGTACCGGGTGCCGTTTGTCGTGCCGTTCGATCTAGGTGCCGCGTTCCGGTATGTCGGCCATCGGTATGCCGAGAATGCCAATGCCGTGCGATTGAACGCCTACATCACTGCCGATGCATGGATTACCGTGCCATACAAGAATGTGACGGTCACGCTGCGTGGTCGCAATCTTCTGGATAAGACCTATGCGATCTGGGCGGACCCGTTCTACCCGAGTCAGGTTCTGATCGGGGCCCCGAGGACGGTGGAACTCATGATGACGGCGCGGTTCTGAGATGACGTTATGCGCGAGGGGCGTCGAGGTGTCGATGGTTCATCGGGCCATGAAGGGTCGGCTTGTCGGGAGGCGACTGATGTGGGCGACGGACCAGGCCGACAGCTCGAAGACCGGGCTCAACCTCTGAGAGTGCGGGCGGTGGAAGACCCGAGAAGATGGACCCCCTCTCAGATCACAGGCAGCCGTCCGAGTATTGGGGGGAGAGGCCACGTTGTGGTCCACTACACCGCTTTGGCGGCGAGCGACTCCGCCATGCCGTACAGCAACGCTTCGGTGTCGCTCCAGCCCAGGCAGGAATCGGTGATGGACATGCCGTAGGTCAACGCCTTGTTCGGGTCCCAGCTTTGCCGGCCGCCTTGCAGGTGGCTCTCCAACATGAGGCCCATGATCGAACGGCGGCCTTGCTGGAATTGTTTGAGCACCTCGCCGGCGACTTCCACCTGGCGTTGGTGATTCTTGCCGGAATTGTCGTGCGAACAGTCCACCATCACGCCACGGGCCAGTCCTTCGCTGGCGACGGCTGCTTCTGCGCGGGCGATATCTTCGACACTATAGTTCGTGCGTCCGCCGCCGCCGCGCAGGACGATGTGATGGTCGGGGTTGCCGGTGGTCTTGATAATGGAGGTGATGCCGTCGGCGTTGACGCCGACAAAATGGTGCGGGCTGCGGCTGGTGATCATCGCATTGATGGCCACCTGCAGGCTGCCTTCCGTGCCGTTCTTAAACCCGACCGGCATGGAGAGGCCGCTGGCCATTTCTCGGTGAATCTGGCTTTCGGTTGTCCGCGCGCCGATGGCGGTCCAGCTCAACAGGTCGGCAATGTATTGCGGGGTCACGGGATCGAGCAGTTCCGTGGCGCAGGGCAGACCT contains:
- a CDS encoding 3-deoxy-7-phosphoheptulonate synthase; translated protein: GLPCATELLDPVTPQYIADLLSWTAIGARTTESQIHREMASGLSMPVGFKNGTEGSLQVAINAMITSRSPHHFVGVNADGITSIIKTTGNPDHHIVLRGGGGRTNYSVEDIARAEAAVASEGLARGVMVDCSHDNSGKNHQRQVEVAGEVLKQFQQGRRSIMGLMLESHLQGGRQSWDPNKALTYGMSITDSCLGWSDTEALLYGMAESLAAKAV